A segment of the Rhodospirillaceae bacterium genome:
TGATGCCGCCGCAGACCGCAGGCGCGATCATCGACGAGGCGGCGGCGGTCTGGAACCTCGACAGCGACGCCGAAATTACCCTTGAGGCCAACCCGGCGGCCGCCGACCGGGCGCGTTTCGCCGGCTTCGCGGCGGCCGGCGTCAACCGGGTCTCGATCGGCGTGCAGAGCTTCGACGACGGGGACCTGCAGTTCCTCGGCCGGAACCATTCCGCCGGCGACGCGCGGCGGGCGCTGCGGCTGGCGCGCCGCTCTTTCGGCCGGTTCAGCTTCGACCTGATCTACGCCCTGCCCGGGCAGACGGCGGCGGACTGGCGGGCGCAGCTCCGCGGCGCGCTCGCCGAGGCCGGCGACCATCTCTCGCTCTATCAGCTCACGATCGAGCCGGGCACCGCCTTCCACGCGCAATGGCAGCGCGGCGAGCTGGCGACGCCGGACGACGATACGACCGGAGCCCTGTACGAAACCACCCAAGAGGCGATGGATGCCGCGGGCCTGCCGGCCTACGAGATTTCCAACCACGCCCGGCCCGGCGCCGAATCGCGCCACAACCTCGCCTACTGGCGCTATGGCGACTATGCCGGGATCGGCCCCGGCGCCCACGGCCGGCTGACGCTCGGCGGCGCGCGCCACGCCACCCGGCAGCACCGCGCGCCGGAGGTGTGGCTGGAACGGGCGTCGCGGGCGGACGATCCGCAGGCGGCGGAGCAGGGCAGCACGATCGTTTCCGGCGCCGAGGCCATCGTCGAGGCCGTCATGATGGGCCTGCGCACCGCGGAAGGCGTGCCGCTTGCCCGGCTCGCGGCGCTGAGCGACGATCCGGAAAACATCGAAGCCGCCCTGGACCGGGACGCCGTCGCGCGCCTCGCCGAAGCCGGCCTGCTGGTCGACGACCCGGACCGGCTGCGCGCCACTGCCGCCGGCCGCCAGCGCCTCAACGCCGTGCTCGCCGCGATTGTGCGGTGATGCGTTAGGAGCCGGGAGCGGACCCGTCTTAGTTCGTGCCGATGGCGAAGCTGGTGCGCGCGGGATCGACGACCCGGAAGCCCTTGCGCCGCACTTCCAGCACCGCGAGGCCGCGCTCGATCAGGCCGTTCTCGCCGAAGCGGAAGATGCCGTCCGCGCCGAGGAAGCCGTTCGGATCGGTGAGCGCGCGCCGGGTGAAGGGATTGCGCCCCGGGCTACCCCCGGACTGCCCCCGTTCCCGCCCCCGTTCTGCAAGGGCCGCGGCGAGCGCGACGGCGTCGTAGGCCATGCTGGCGAAGCGGTCGGGCTTCGCCTTGAAGGCCTGTTCGTAGCGTCCGGCGAAGCGGGCGCTGATGTCCGGTTCCGGCGCCGTGAACCAGCCGCCGCGCAGGACATGCTCCGACTGCAGGCTGGGGTCGTTCCAGTTCGACATGCCGAGATACTGGTAGTCCGGCGACAGCACGTCGTTCAGCGCCAGCAGGCCGGCCACGGTGCGCAGCCGGTCGCCGCCGGCATGGATCAGCACGGCCCGGTAGGGCGGCTCCTCGGCGAAGGCCTCGATCCGCTCGCGCATCGGCGCAATCTCGCCGGGGTAGAAGGCCGTCCGGAGGACCTCCGCGCCGTGGCGCAGCGCCGCCGCCTCGGCATACATGACGATGCGCTCCCCGGTCGCCGAGGCCGGAACCAGCACGCCGATCTCCGAGAAACCGTTGTCGGCGGCATGGCGGACGATCCGGTCGACCTGCTGGCGCAGCAGGAAGCTGAGCAGGAACACGTTGCCACCGGCGACGCTTTCGCTGTTCGAGAAAGCGAGCAGGTTGATCCGGGCCCGGGCGGCCCGGCGCTTCGCCGCGGCGACCGCATCGCGGAACAGCGGGCCGACGATCAGCCGGGCGCCCGCCGCGACAGCCTTGCGCGCCGCCGCCGATGCGCCCCTGGCCGTGCCGGCGGTATCGAAGGAGAGAACCGTGAGCGTGCCGCTGCCCGATTCCATGACCGCCATATGCGCGGCGTTTTCCATGGATTTGCCGATATCGGCATAGCGGCCCGAAAGCGGCAGGAGCAGGGCGATCGTGACCCGGCCGGCCTCGCGGGACACGCGGTCCGGCGGTTTGGCCGCCGATCCGGGCTTGCCCTTGGGAGCGCAAGCCGCCAGGGAAAGCGCGAGCATCAGCAGTATCGCGAGCATCGCGGCTGGCATGCGCGCCGCCCGAACTGCGCCATCCGCCGTCGCCACCGCCTTTATGGGCGCGCCTGCATGGGCTACCGTCACCTGTCGCTCCCGTATTTTCTGCCCGTCAAGAGCCGGTCCGAAGCCATGTATCCGATGTCCCGCAATCAAGGTAGTGACTGGCGGATTTGTTGTAAACGCTGCGGCCGATGACCGAACCGCCGCACAAGCCGGCCCGGGACGCGGCCCGCGAACCGGATGCGCCGCCCCTCCCGCCGGGCCTGTATCCGGTGGCGACGCCGATCGGCAACCTGCGCGACATCACCCTGCGCGCGCTCGATACCCTGGCCCAGGCCGACCTGGTCGTCTGCGAAGACACGCGGGTGACCGGCCGGCTGCTCGCCCATTTCGGCATCGCGGCGCGGCTGCGCAGCTACAACGACCGCAACGCCGCCCGGCAGCGCCCGGCGATCCTTGAAGCATTGAATGCGGGCAAGAGTGTGGCGCTGGTCAGCGACGCGGGCTCGCCGCTGATTTCCGATCCCGGCTACCGGCTGGTCGTCGACGCCATCGCGGCCGGCCACCGGGTCGAGGCGGTGCCTGGCCCGACCGCGGCGATCGCCGCCCTGCAGGTCTCCGGCCTACCGACCGACCGGTTCCGCTTCGTCGGCTTCCTCGCGCCGAAGGACGCGAAGCGGCGGCGGCAGCTCGCGGAACTCGCCGGCGAGACCTGCACCCTGATCTTCTACGAGAGCGGTCCGCGCCTCGCGGCGAGCCTGCGGGCGATGGCCGATATCCTGGGCGACCGGCCGGCCGCGGTGGCGCGCGAGCTGACCAAGCGCTACGAGGAGGTGCGCCGCGGCATGCTGGCGGAGCTGGCGGCGGGGTTCGACACCGCGCCGAAGGGCGAGATCGCGGTCGTCGTGGGCGGCCGGGCGGACGACGACGCCCGCGAACCCGGCCACGACACCGACGCCCTGGTCCGCGCCGGGCTTGCGGCCGGAGACAGCGTCCGCTCGGTCGCCGATGCGGTCGCCGACGCGACGGGACTGCCGCGGCGCTCGGTCTACCAGCGCGCGCTTGCGCTTTCCAATGAGGCGCCGCAAGAGCGCGGGCCGGCCTCGCAATGAGCCCGCAATGAGCCGGCGGCCTTGACTGAAAAGGGGACGGGAAAGGGGACGGGAAAGGGGCGCGAGAAACGCCGGCGGGCTCGGCGCGCCGGCCTGCGCGCCGAGACGGCCGCCGCCTGGTATCTGCGCTGCAAGGGGTACCGGATCGAGGCCCAGAACCTGCGCACGCCGGTCGGCGAGATCGACATCGCGGCCCGGCGCGGCGGCACGCTCGCCATCGTCGAGGTCAAGCACCGGCCGGAGTCGGGCGACCTCGGCAGCGCGGTGACCGCGGCCCAGCAGCGCCGCCTGGTCAACGCCGCCGG
Coding sequences within it:
- the hemW gene encoding radical SAM family heme chaperone HemW, whose translation is MPESGTAARSAYPSPRPPPPRGGGEKEYRPADLAVYIHWPFCLSKCPYCDFNSHVRETIDIAAWQAAYLGQLRACAARTGPRRVTSLYFGGGTPSLMPPQTAGAIIDEAAAVWNLDSDAEITLEANPAAADRARFAGFAAAGVNRVSIGVQSFDDGDLQFLGRNHSAGDARRALRLARRSFGRFSFDLIYALPGQTAADWRAQLRGALAEAGDHLSLYQLTIEPGTAFHAQWQRGELATPDDDTTGALYETTQEAMDAAGLPAYEISNHARPGAESRHNLAYWRYGDYAGIGPGAHGRLTLGGARHATRQHRAPEVWLERASRADDPQAAEQGSTIVSGAEAIVEAVMMGLRTAEGVPLARLAALSDDPENIEAALDRDAVARLAEAGLLVDDPDRLRATAAGRQRLNAVLAAIVR
- a CDS encoding penicillin-binding protein activator; translation: MTVAHAGAPIKAVATADGAVRAARMPAAMLAILLMLALSLAACAPKGKPGSAAKPPDRVSREAGRVTIALLLPLSGRYADIGKSMENAAHMAVMESGSGTLTVLSFDTAGTARGASAAARKAVAAGARLIVGPLFRDAVAAAKRRAARARINLLAFSNSESVAGGNVFLLSFLLRQQVDRIVRHAADNGFSEIGVLVPASATGERIVMYAEAAALRHGAEVLRTAFYPGEIAPMRERIEAFAEEPPYRAVLIHAGGDRLRTVAGLLALNDVLSPDYQYLGMSNWNDPSLQSEHVLRGGWFTAPEPDISARFAGRYEQAFKAKPDRFASMAYDAVALAAALAERGRERGQSGGSPGRNPFTRRALTDPNGFLGADGIFRFGENGLIERGLAVLEVRRKGFRVVDPARTSFAIGTN
- the rsmI gene encoding 16S rRNA (cytidine(1402)-2'-O)-methyltransferase, which gives rise to MTEPPHKPARDAAREPDAPPLPPGLYPVATPIGNLRDITLRALDTLAQADLVVCEDTRVTGRLLAHFGIAARLRSYNDRNAARQRPAILEALNAGKSVALVSDAGSPLISDPGYRLVVDAIAAGHRVEAVPGPTAAIAALQVSGLPTDRFRFVGFLAPKDAKRRRQLAELAGETCTLIFYESGPRLAASLRAMADILGDRPAAVARELTKRYEEVRRGMLAELAAGFDTAPKGEIAVVVGGRADDDAREPGHDTDALVRAGLAAGDSVRSVADAVADATGLPRRSVYQRALALSNEAPQERGPASQ
- a CDS encoding YraN family protein produces the protein MTEKGTGKGTGKGREKRRRARRAGLRAETAAAWYLRCKGYRIEAQNLRTPVGEIDIAARRGGTLAIVEVKHRPESGDLGSAVTAAQQRRLVNAAGWLLSARPGLARLTVRFDVVLVTPGRLPLHLPNAWQA